The genomic interval GATCCACCTCTCGTGCGAGCCGCTCATTCTCGGCTTTCGTGGCCCCGATAGACGAAACAAAAGAGGCCCACGAAGAGACCCACGTCCCGAATCTGCTTCCGAGCCGGGCGACGGGGGCAAAAACCTCCCGAGCAACTTGCTCGGCGAGGGTGAGCCTCTGCCTGTCTCTAGCGGTGAAGTACACAAGGCACAACAACAGGACCACGCACGCCCCTGTGACAGTGGCCCTCCGATTGGAGAAGAATCGATGCATGGGGGATCAACTCCAAGCCCCCGATCTACTTGAGCCTCCGCGACGAGATCAGCACTCTCTTGAGCAATTCCAGGTTCTCCAGGGCAATGCCAGTTCCTTTCACGACGCACGTCAGAGGGTCCTCAGTCACGTGGACCGGCATACCCGTCTCGTCCTGGAGCAACTTGTCGATGCCACGAAGCAGTGCACCGCCACCCGCCATCACGATGCCTTTGTCCATCACATCCGCCGAGAGCTCGGGAGGAGTTTTCTCCAGAGTCATCCGGACCGACTCCAC from Bacillota bacterium carries:
- a CDS encoding rod shape-determining protein; this encodes VESVRMTLEKTPPELSADVMDKGIVMAGGGALLRGIDKLLQDETGMPVHVTEDPLTCVVKGTGIALENLELLKRVLISSRRLK